The following are encoded together in the Streptomyces sp. NBC_00358 genome:
- a CDS encoding glutamate synthase-related protein — MSTVLSATGFPEEQVRHRARHGAAAAFPALDGYGSGLLGAVPAGQDAYDLLERTRIVPPVFMPQRLKKLIELAREPLYTDVELDAVVGGFASRLPLYVSAFGSTQVASRDLGEAAGRQAGRLGIPMVIGENVVPVNGYRAASEAEVSPLLGRIAAYTEAAGSSGNEGYGGVVVQQSTEDADAEVWNLVYSDPVSEPLLASGRLAFELKVGQGAKPGLGGLTVLGREAAGRVAEQYATDEVFGTDGDRVLRISSPGTFTEEILRQQIRLMRNNFPRVKVWVKLHPGRDVALAAATAWAAGADSVTVDGAEGGTAWAPTGFLGQVGLPLGECLIRIGRTGNCLLASGRMWEGTRAVKALALGAHAVGLGRAALLAVDEDAGDGLVRLVESVALELRLLISALGKYRVDALDARDVLLPPG, encoded by the coding sequence ATGAGCACCGTACTGAGCGCCACCGGCTTCCCCGAGGAACAGGTGCGGCACCGGGCCCGGCACGGCGCTGCCGCAGCCTTTCCCGCCCTGGACGGCTACGGCAGCGGCCTGCTGGGCGCGGTGCCGGCCGGGCAGGACGCGTACGACCTGCTGGAGCGGACCCGGATCGTGCCGCCGGTGTTCATGCCGCAACGGCTGAAGAAGCTGATCGAGCTGGCCCGCGAGCCGCTGTACACGGACGTCGAACTGGACGCCGTGGTCGGCGGGTTCGCCTCCCGGCTGCCGCTGTACGTGTCGGCGTTCGGCTCCACCCAGGTCGCCAGCCGCGACCTCGGCGAGGCGGCCGGCCGGCAGGCCGGGCGGCTGGGCATCCCGATGGTCATCGGCGAGAACGTCGTCCCGGTCAACGGCTACCGTGCCGCGTCCGAGGCCGAGGTCTCCCCGCTGCTCGGCCGGATCGCCGCCTACACCGAGGCAGCCGGCTCCAGCGGCAACGAGGGGTACGGCGGTGTCGTGGTCCAGCAGTCCACCGAGGACGCGGACGCCGAGGTGTGGAACCTCGTCTACAGCGACCCGGTGTCCGAACCCCTGCTGGCCTCCGGCCGGCTCGCCTTCGAGCTGAAGGTCGGGCAGGGCGCCAAGCCGGGCCTGGGCGGGCTCACCGTCCTGGGCCGTGAGGCCGCCGGGCGGGTCGCCGAACAGTACGCCACCGACGAGGTGTTCGGCACGGACGGCGACCGGGTGCTGCGGATCAGCAGCCCCGGCACGTTCACCGAGGAGATCCTGCGCCAGCAGATCCGGCTGATGCGCAACAACTTCCCGCGCGTGAAGGTGTGGGTGAAGCTCCACCCCGGCCGGGACGTGGCACTCGCGGCGGCCACCGCCTGGGCGGCCGGCGCGGACTCCGTCACGGTCGACGGCGCCGAGGGCGGCACGGCCTGGGCGCCCACCGGGTTCCTCGGCCAGGTCGGGCTCCCGCTCGGCGAATGCCTGATCCGGATCGGCCGTACCGGCAACTGCCTGCTGGCCAGCGGCCGGATGTGGGAGGGCACCCGGGCCGTGAAGGCACTGGCGCTCGGCGCCCACGCCGTCGGACTCGGCCGTGCCGCGCTCCTCGCGGTCGACGAGGACGCCGGGGACGGGCTCGTCCGCCTCGTCGAGAGCGTCGCCCTCGAACTGCGGCTGCTGATCAGCGCGCTCGGCAAGTACCGGGTGGACGCACTGGACGCGAGGGATGTCCTGCTTCCGCCCGGCTGA